A window of Plasmodium vinckei vinckei genome assembly, chromosome: PVVCY_03 genomic DNA:
tattaatttatagagttaatttttcacattaaaattttatttatatttttcctacttaataaatattttattttatgtatcaTTTTAAGCTATTTTTAAGCTAGCCGCTAGCTACATTTACcgtttttttatgatatgttcatatttttttactccTTTTTTATGCATGTTCACGGTTTTTAATCGATTTTTATGCATGTTCAGGTTGTTTAATCGCTTTTTAtgcttttttataaattgttaataaaattaataaaggtaaatatataaaataatacttaaaaaataatcacaCACAACATATGTATGCACACACAGGTACACAACTATATTATGCTGATCTAGCATGTTTGCAATTATGTTtagcaaaaataaatctaacaaataaaaaaataaaatataaaaataaataggcAAAATAAGtacacaaaataaatacgcaaaataaataagcaaagtatattaacaaaataaatgatatacTTTTTCCATTTCAACCATGCgtaaaaacgaaaaaatatttacattgcaaacaaaacaaatattatatacccatactttttattattaaaagcatgcattataatattattcctaatatatatgcatagttcacacatttttcaaatattaaatgataataagtATGGAGCGAACTTAAtgcaaatgaaaaaaatgaaaaaatcaTTGCATCGCTGTTTGAATAGTACATTTTGTCTAAATGTatacattaaaatatattagccAAATTAAAAACCTTTATTTGAGTTAAACTGTATTATGTGATGTCGACATATTATGTAGGTGGTCGTTCCCTAGTTTACACTTTCACCGATTTCTGAATAGTTTgtgtattttaaaaaataataattaccGCAATAATTGTCAAGTGGTATCATAATGAAATAGCTAATCAACTATATGTAcatgtatattttcttcatttcgGTGTGGTAGTCATTTCTGAAGTGGATGAATCAAGTAATcctaattttataaaatcattttCACAAAAATCCAAAATAACACACTTAACAATGTCCCCTATTTCATATGTAttgttcataaaattttttataacccCCCTTTTgcttaaatttaatttaacataaagatttatattattacatgaAACTATCATTCCTTCAATTATCATTCCTTTTTGTAAatgtttttcattttttatatgcgaatttaaatattgataatcaatatatttttggcttttttctattacataatttatcaaatgaaaattattattttcttcgaTTATGTGTTGTGTGTCTTTACATAAGTCAAGGTTAAGTTTACTATGTTTTCCAATTTGGTCATAATTTATGTtggtattattttcatcactTTCGTTAACCTCTCCTGGAAtgttttctatattatGCAAAGTGTCAACTAAGTTTAACATCAAAGgctttaaatataaaacgtCCTGAACAGCATAGTGAATTAGCTCTTTTGATATCGgtctttttaaataaattttattatcaagtgaaataattttatgaaaatatattttatgattattatttaaaaataaacatttatataataaatcatcataacttatttgatataattctttttttgatttttttaaaattaaattatatgcaatttgtgtatcaaatatattatttaaattaatattatattgattAAATAGTATAGAACAATCTTCTCTACAATCATGTGTAAcctttataatatttttattttcaaataattcttttaaatatttagcaaacatataactattatcacatttatatagatcaaaaatatatatgtccTTTGCACATACTTGAATAATGCTTACTGTTCCATTTTTACCTATTTTATATCCCTCAATATCTAAtcctattatttttaaattttcattcatagcatttttttcgatttcatttatatattttttgcattcTTTTGAATCATTAATAtagattatatttttttttaagtcgTCAAAATATCGTACAACTTTATCATTCACacttaaatttaaatatccATAGGACGTACTACTAATTCTTCTTTTTAATCTTATACAACTTGCACATTTTTCCAAGTACCTATACATTTTCCgctatattatataattatcataCCAACcctaatgatataaaaaaatagctaaCAGTATTCCCAATTGTAGAACATGACAAAAAGCTATACAcataaatgttttttttcacataaGATATGATTAAACATTTGCATGTTTGCCAAGatactatttatattttcctcTTCATAACTAACTACATTATTAAGCATTATATtgccattttatttattctttcAATTTTCCAACTAAAAGAACATCATAAATTTGGCACTATATATGTTTGCCGATCACCATTTGGAAAAATactttacattatttttatcgttcatgcaataaaaaaattagcaAAAAAtcagtaaaaaaataaataaaaatagtataaaaaaaatgcgataaaaatatatgaagcATACGTTAACCAAATAATTTCTAATTGACGCtttatacaatttatttaaaaaatggaaagctaaaaagagaaaaataattttgaaataaaaaatggtaaCTACTTTCTTAAGTTTGGTGGTTATAAATGGGAATAAAATCATACAATATGTTTAATtgtatgataatataagaaaatattcTTAAGTAGTATTTACCATTATTTTCCACCTTTTtgcttttttcatttttttttttcttttattattgttacaCAAAATGGGAGCTAGTAAAATATGTACTTCATACCATcacaattattattgtagAAGAATTCAACCATaccttttaaaaaatggaactAACTTATTTATGGATAAAACCAAATGTTTCTATACCAATGAAAGTAAAAGAAATGATTTTTACATTAGTTGtgtattcatattatatcCTTTATAATGTTGCtacatttttcaaatttatgaaaaaaatagactgtagttatttaaaaattattgcacacattttttagctagataatatgaacaaaattttttttttctgactgttcatattttttatcactttttaaaaaattttatataccattatttattattacaattatttCCCTTTTCAATACAGGATTATATAACTTTGGATTTCAAAAAGTTAcagaagaaataaaatcaaaacttgtttataatttatttagtaAGGTttctaataaatatgacaTCATGAATGATTTGATGAGCTTCCGTCTACATCGATGTTGGAAAGAtcaatttataaaagaattagacttatttttaaaatatcaatgttataatactaaaaaaaaaaatataaatgattcTATAAATGTCGatccaaataataataccaCTAATGATGAAAGTATGAACCAAAATATCTCATCAGATCATaatgaacaaataaaaattttaaatgcacataaatgtaaaatattagaTTTAGCTGGTGGTACAGGTGATATAGCTTTTAGAATTTTAgaaagatataaatatttcttggaaaaaataaaaatatttgataataaaaataattatgatcgTATATCAGaagaattttataaaaatccattagtaaatataattgtttgtgatgtaaataatgatatgaTTAATGTTGGAATAGAAAGagcaaaaaatttaaacttaaataaaaatataacatggCTTGTTGAAAATGCAGAAGATCTAAAATCTATTGAAGACAATTCAATAGATATAATTACCTTATCATTTGGTATACgaaattttacaaatatttcTAAAGCATTGACTGAAATGTATCGTGTTTTAAAACCAGGTGGAAGACTTCTTTGTTTAGAATTTAGTAAAGTAGAATGTAATGCTAtaaatcttttttataatttttatttaaataattatataccaTTACttggaaaatatatagcaaATAATGAACATGCTTACAAATATCTTGCTGAAAGTATacaaacatttttaactCCCGACGAATTATCACAATTAATGCATCAAActcaatttaaaaatatttcatatacaACCATGACCTTTGGAATTGTTGCAATTCATTCTGcctataaattaaattaaagaaaCAAAATACTTACAGCAACAACCAAGTTCATAATGTTTCACCATTTTCTAT
This region includes:
- a CDS encoding 3'-5' exonuclease, putative, which encodes MYRYLEKCASCIRLKRRISSTSYGYLNLSVNDKVVRYFDDLKKNIIYINDSKECKKYINEIEKNAMNENLKIIGLDIEGYKIGKNGTVSIIQVCAKDIYIFDLYKCDNSYMFAKYLKELFENKNIIKVTHDCREDCSILFNQYNINLNNIFDTQIAYNLILKKSKKELYQISYDDLLYKCLFLNNNHKIYFHKIISLDNKIYLKRPISKELIHYAVQDVLYLKPLMLNLVDTLHNIENIPGEVNESDENNTNINYDQIGKHSKLNLDLCKDTQHIIEENNNFHLINYVIEKSQKYIDYQYLNSHIKNEKHLQKGMIIEGMIVSCNNINLYVKLNLSKRGVIKNFMNNTYEIGDIVKCVILDFCENDFIKLGLLDSSTSEMTTTPK
- a CDS encoding methyltransferase, putative, with protein sequence MGASKICTSYHHNYYCRRIQPYLLKNGTNLFMDKTKCFYTNERLYNFGFQKVTEEIKSKLVYNLFSKVSNKYDIMNDLMSFRLHRCWKDQFIKELDLFLKYQCYNTKKKNINDSINVDPNNNTTNDESMNQNISSDHNEQIKILNAHKCKILDLAGGTGDIAFRILERYKYFLEKIKIFDNKNNYDRISEEFYKNPLVNIIVCDVNNDMINVGIERAKNLNLNKNITWLVENAEDLKSIEDNSIDIITLSFGIRNFTNISKALTEMYRVLKPGGRLLCLEFSKVECNAINLFYNFYLNNYIPLLGKYIANNEHAYKYLAESIQTFLTPDELSQLMHQTQFKNISYTTMTFGIVAIHSAYKLN